The Microplitis demolitor isolate Queensland-Clemson2020A chromosome 8, iyMicDemo2.1a, whole genome shotgun sequence genome has a segment encoding these proteins:
- the LOC103572328 gene encoding zinc finger protein 830 → MSKSKKLCQHDLRKAMNDHKKKLGAVKKIESPLAKYTESGQLMCVICKSVVRNETVWVVHLNSKTHKENVALAKKALEVKETPKKVDINSFKRPPSPTRSEGPNKKVKGILKNSIPVKTTPALPADFFDSPGNGTAAAEIKNSEKAAVNISNDQPAESASVEAEQVQEAESSNSAALPEGFFDDPVLDAKVRNVEYKDPVEEEWDRYLKEIKEETAQSAQIIAEDHEEATTERQINEIDEQLNNLARVINLMKCKEQINVPQKKVEEVEEMSSDEDSDFDEFLDWRAKKSYK, encoded by the exons atgtcaaagagtaaaaaattgtgTCAACATGATTTACGAAAAGCTATGAATGATCACAAGAAAAAACTAGGGGctgtgaaaaaaatagaatcacCATTAGC CAAGTATACAGAATCAGGACAACTGATGTGCGTGATATGCAAGTCAGTAGTGCGCAATGAAACTGTTTGGGTTGTCCATTTAAACTCTAAAACACACAAGGAAAATGTAGCCTTGGCTAAAAAAGCTTTAGAAGTAAAAGAAACTCCCAAAAAAGTTGacataaattcatttaaacgGCCGCCTTCACCCACTCGATCAGAAGGGCcaaacaaaaaagtaaaaggaatattaaaaaactccATTCCTGTAAAAACTACACCAGCATTACCCGCAGACTTCTTTGATTCTCCTGGCAATGGAACTGCTGCTGCGGAGATTAAAAACTCTGAGAAAGCAGCAGTGAACATCAGCAATGACCAGCCGGCCGAATCTGCCTCGGTCGAGGCTGAACAAGTCCAAGAAGCAGAGTCCAGTAACTCCGCGGCGCTTCCTGAAGGATTTTTTGACGATCCTGTTTTAGATgctaaa gtaCGAAACGTCGAGTACAAAGATCCTGTTGAAGAAGAATGGGACAGGTATCTAAAggaaataaaagaagaaacGGCACAATCTGCTCAAATTATTGCCGAAGACCACGAGGAAGCGACGACTGAACggcaaataaatgaaattgatgAGCAGCTTAATAATCTCGCcag GGTAATAAACTTGATGAAATGCAAAGAACAAATCAATGTCCCCCAGAAGAAAGTAGAAGAGGTAGAAGAAATGTCTAGTGATGAAGACAGCGactttgatgaatttttagACTGGCGAGCTAagaaatcttataaataa
- the LOC103572330 gene encoding FAST kinase domain-containing protein 4, which yields MMTMLKLVGFLRNGSSKLGPRSTSCWCMSKHKVMSIACSSTSTANKPAPNETKPIKDESKFPMVKLVFNALSVDEISDDKFKESLASATTVEELLRVSELAHGNEQLTLITSTLKQWVQEDKVTRKDFESDPRFYQLRSKLKRSGDKWGRKDSARASQDAAARKVQFQKMISGNIDYNEDISKLNVKEAVDAWTGLTAKGSREKPLLRALASHISNNYKELNIKQNADVLYGMAKLNFPDDALLKKICQEIVKSVNQVSNSPIIGSIITSLGMLRYRNDALMDELSHWAVKNKDTIRTQDVCSFLMTLATIGYKPINSDAFFNELVYSLKEIDMIRPSEWLDIVWALTTLNHVSSEHISSVLNDKFINKLGDRNQEVPLLKKHKLLNINATARYLIKHYTGPRLPENSPIFDAPISKTKDKEIFVRAIKDTLATLFPSRDHFREDIDDGMGFLLDLDFFMDKKLSPIPIDQVSNKENVMRIAIVANSYQNYSRGECMLIGPVRLHYRLLQAQRCRILDISHVDFHTEDILLKRVTYINDRIKSIVK from the exons ATGATGACAATGTTGAAGCTGGTTGGATTTTTACGAAATGGATCATCGAAACTTGGCCCGAGATCAACATCATGTTGGTGCATgtcaaaacataaagttaTGTCTATTGCATGCTCCAGTACATCGACAGCCAACAAACCTGCTCCGAATGAAACTAAA CCCATCAAAGATGAGTCAAAGTTTCCAATGGTGAAACTGGTATTTAACGCACTGTCAGTCGATGAAATAagtgatgataaatttaaagaaagttTGGCAAGTGCTACAACGGTAGAAGAACTGCTGCGTGTATCGGAGTTGGCTCATGGTAATGAGCAACTGACGTTAATCACTTCCACACTGAAACAGTGGGTTCAGGAAGACAAAGTAACTCGAAAAGACTTTGAAAGTGATCCTAGGTTTTATCAGTTGCGCTCTAAATTAAAACGCTCTGGCGATAAGTGGGGCAGGAAAGATTCTGCTCGTGCCAGCCAAGATGCCGCGGCGCGTAAGGTACAATTTCAAAAGATGATCAGTGGTAACATTGATTACAATGAAGATATCAGTAAATTGAATGTCAAAGAAGCTGTTGATGCCTGGACTGGTTTGACAGCCAAGGGTTCACGAGAGAAGCCGTTGCTAAGAGCTCTCGCTTCTCATATTAGCAACAATTATAAGGAGCTCAACATAAAACAAAATGCTGATGTGCTTTACGGTATGGCTAAGCTTAATTTTCCAGATGATGctttgctgaaaaaaatttgtcaagaGATCGTTAAATCTGTTAATCAAGTCAGTAATAGTCCGATTATCGGGTCTATTATTACGTCTCTTGGTATGCTGAGGTATCGCAACGATGCGTTGATGGATGAGTTGTCCCATTGGGcggttaaaaataaagataccATAAGGACTCAGGATGTTTGTTCATTCCTGATGACATTAGCTACGATAGGATACAAGCCCATTAATTCCGATGCTTTTTTTAAT gAGTTGGTGTATTCATTAAAAGAAATTGACATGATCAGACCATCAGAATGGCTGGACATCGTCTGGGCTCTTACGACATTGAATCACGTGTCGTCCGAACACATCAGTTCTGTATTGAACGATAAGTTTATCAACAAACTCggcg atCGAAATCAGGAGGTTCCTCTGCTTAAGaagcataaattattaaatataaatgctaCTGCTAGGTATTTAATAAAGCATTACACAGGTCCGCGGTTACCTGAAAATTCTCCGATATTTGATGCGCCGATTTCTAAAACTAaagataaagaaatatttgtaagaGCGATAAAAGATACGCTGGCGACTCTCTTTCCTTCGAGAGATCATTTTCGAGAAGACATTGACGATGGAATGGGATTTTTATTag atttggatttttttatggacAAAAAATTGTCACCGATACCAATTGACCAGGTGTCAAACAAAGAAAACGTAATGAGGATAGCAATTGTCGCAAATTCCTATCAAAATTATTCTCGAGGTGAGTGCATGTTGATAGGACCAGTTCGATTACACTATCGATTACTTCAAGCGCAGCGATGCCGAATACTTGATATTTCGCACGTAGATTTTCACACAGAggacattttattaaaacgagtaacttatattaatgatCGTATTAAATCTATTGTTAAATAG
- the LOC103572329 gene encoding GSK3-beta interaction protein — protein sequence MIHEEKVLDENEWKIEAQAIINDVKNHVLEINISHKLPSTNNKIYLNLTTLEGFKYTIEVSSAGFSIIADQHDTITNTRTQVFETPYGLLDSISEKYRESFGNDLIDKLNNLSDS from the coding sequence ATGATACATGAAGAAAAAGTACTAGATGAAAATGAGTGGAAAATAGAAGCACAGGCAATAATAAATGACGTGAAAAATCATGTACTGGAGATAAATATTTCACATAAGCTTCCGAGTACCAATAATAAGATTTACCTCAACTTGACAACCCTCGAGGGTTTTAAATACACCATTGAAGTGTCATCTGCTGGGTTTTCAATAATTGCTGATCAACACGACACCATAACCAACACCCGGACTCAAGTATTTGAAACACCTTATGGACTTTTGGATTCAATAAGTGAAAAGTATCGCGAATCATTTGGAAATGAtttgattgataaattaaataatctcaGTGAcagctaa